From a region of the Terriglobia bacterium genome:
- the rlmN gene encoding 23S rRNA (adenine(2503)-C(2))-methyltransferase RlmN — translation MHEAGHIELLGLTLQELTGIVENAGQPAYRGRQLFDAIYRRRVSDLAEITTLPQAVRSQLVQQGYQLGRPRIEKDFESVDGTIRYLIAFSDGQSVETVWMPEGDEGEAGDGSEAAADLEAAAPNRNRATICISSQIGCAVDCRFCLTALLGVKRNLTAGEIVGQVTTVLQDKNVSPERDRINLVFMGQGEPFLNYDAFMKAVRLLAEGVGISPQRMTVSTSGIVPRIQDLGREEVRPKLAISLNGSNDEVRSRLMPINRKWDLERLMAAAREFPLRGRERLTFEYVLLDEVNDSVENAREVAALLRGIRAKVNLIALNPGPGIEFSTPSEQRVHAFQQVLIKAGVPTFIRRPRGRDIFAACGQLKRTVA, via the coding sequence ATGCACGAGGCGGGACACATCGAACTCTTGGGTCTTACTCTTCAAGAACTTACAGGGATCGTGGAGAACGCCGGCCAACCCGCCTACCGGGGCCGGCAGTTGTTCGACGCCATCTATCGTCGGCGGGTGAGCGACCTCGCTGAGATCACGACTCTGCCGCAGGCGGTCCGTAGCCAGCTTGTCCAGCAAGGGTACCAGCTCGGACGGCCCCGCATCGAGAAGGACTTTGAGTCGGTCGACGGCACCATCCGCTACCTGATTGCCTTCTCCGACGGCCAGAGCGTGGAGACGGTGTGGATGCCGGAAGGCGACGAAGGCGAAGCTGGCGACGGAAGCGAAGCGGCCGCGGACCTGGAAGCAGCGGCACCGAACCGGAACCGGGCGACCATCTGCATCTCCAGCCAGATCGGATGCGCGGTCGATTGCAGGTTCTGCCTCACGGCACTGCTCGGCGTGAAGCGCAACCTTACCGCGGGCGAGATCGTCGGCCAGGTGACGACGGTGTTGCAGGACAAGAACGTCAGCCCCGAGCGTGACCGCATCAACCTGGTCTTCATGGGCCAGGGAGAACCGTTTCTCAACTACGACGCTTTCATGAAGGCGGTGCGCCTGCTCGCTGAAGGCGTCGGCATCTCCCCCCAGCGCATGACCGTCTCGACCTCGGGGATCGTGCCCCGCATCCAGGACTTGGGCCGGGAGGAGGTGCGTCCCAAGCTGGCCATCTCGCTCAACGGCTCCAATGACGAGGTGCGCTCGCGCCTGATGCCCATCAACCGCAAGTGGGACCTGGAGAGGCTGATGGCCGCGGCGCGTGAATTTCCCCTGCGCGGGCGCGAGCGCCTGACCTTCGAGTACGTGCTGCTCGATGAGGTCAACGATTCGGTCGAGAACGCCCGCGAGGTCGCCGCTCTGCTCCGCGGCATCCGCGCCAAGGTGAACCTGATCGCCTTGAATCCAGGGCCTGGGATAGAGTTCTCCACTCCGTCGGAGCAGCGGGTCCACGCGTTCCAGCAGGTCCTGATCAAGGCGGGAGTTCCGACCTTCATCCGGCGGCCACGCGGCCGCGACATCTTTGCGGCCTGCGGACAGCTCAAGCGAACCGTGGCGTAA
- a CDS encoding GNAT family N-acetyltransferase, which produces MIRNATAADFQTLWRIDQECFIDGISYSQAELRHYMKRRGAFTLVKEDEAGIAGFLVAESSSRGAGHIITIDVLPRARRAGIGSELLRAGEQRLRASGCGAVLLETAVDNESAIRFYKRHGYSVLKTIPRYYLDSLDALLMGKPLEAARSNRLP; this is translated from the coding sequence TTGATCCGCAACGCCACCGCCGCCGACTTCCAGACACTCTGGCGCATCGACCAGGAGTGCTTCATCGATGGGATCTCCTACTCCCAGGCAGAGCTTCGCCATTACATGAAGCGCCGGGGCGCATTCACTCTGGTGAAGGAAGATGAGGCAGGCATCGCCGGCTTTCTGGTGGCGGAGAGTTCGAGCCGGGGCGCCGGACACATCATCACCATCGACGTGCTGCCCCGGGCGCGGCGCGCGGGGATCGGCTCGGAACTGCTGCGCGCCGGCGAGCAGCGTCTGCGCGCCTCCGGCTGCGGTGCCGTCCTGCTCGAGACCGCGGTGGACAACGAGTCCGCCATCCGCTTCTACAAGCGCCACGGTTACTCGGTCCTGAAAACCATCCCGCGCTACTACCTGGACAGTCTGGACGCTCTGCTCATGGGCAAGCCGCTGGAGGCCGCGCGCTCGAATCGCCTGCCATGA
- a CDS encoding insulinase family protein, whose translation MVEELRNIRRELLPSGLTILTEEMQHIRSISIGIWIKTGSRHEDAEANGISHFVEHMVFKGTETRTAEDIARQVDSIGGNMDAFTAKECICFTVKVLDEHLPIALDVLSDLVLHPVFDVKDIVRERGVIMEEIKMDEDSPDYLVHEIFTQNFWRDHPLGKPILGTKETVRRFEQPLVLDFYRQRFTPGNLIVSAAGNVNHEKFVELVAKKFQHLKPVKNGFREAPPQISPRIVLRNKKSLEQVQICVGVPAYPIAHDKRYPSYILNTLLGGGMSSRLKPACRPRMGPILGVVELLLHGCLRPSARGRGLVSPRGRFRLAQFQCAHLGFAGPAPHRARTDPLS comes from the coding sequence ATGGTAGAAGAATTGCGCAACATCCGGCGAGAACTTCTCCCCAGCGGGCTGACGATCCTGACTGAGGAGATGCAGCACATTCGCTCCATCTCCATCGGGATCTGGATCAAGACCGGCTCCCGTCATGAAGACGCCGAAGCGAACGGCATTTCGCATTTCGTCGAACACATGGTCTTCAAAGGAACGGAGACCCGTACCGCCGAGGACATCGCCCGCCAGGTCGACTCCATCGGCGGCAACATGGACGCCTTCACCGCCAAGGAGTGCATCTGCTTCACGGTAAAAGTACTGGACGAGCACTTACCGATCGCGCTGGATGTGCTCAGCGACCTGGTGCTGCACCCCGTCTTCGACGTCAAGGACATCGTCCGCGAACGCGGCGTGATCATGGAAGAGATCAAGATGGACGAGGACAGCCCCGATTATCTCGTCCACGAGATCTTCACCCAGAATTTCTGGAGGGACCATCCGCTGGGCAAGCCCATCTTGGGCACCAAGGAGACGGTGCGCAGGTTCGAGCAGCCTCTGGTCCTCGATTTCTATCGCCAACGCTTCACGCCGGGGAACTTGATCGTCAGCGCAGCCGGCAACGTGAACCACGAAAAGTTCGTGGAGTTGGTGGCGAAGAAATTCCAGCACCTGAAGCCGGTCAAGAACGGTTTCCGCGAGGCGCCGCCGCAGATCTCGCCGCGCATCGTCCTGCGCAACAAGAAGTCGCTGGAGCAGGTGCAGATCTGCGTTGGTGTACCAGCGTATCCCATCGCGCACGACAAGCGCTATCCCTCCTACATCCTGAATACTTTGCTCGGCGGAGGCATGAGTTCGCGGCTAAAGCCAGCTTGCCGTCCCCGAATGGGGCCAATTCTCGGCGTGGTTGAACTACTCCTACATGGTTGCCTCCGCCCGTCTGCCCGTGGTCGGGGGCTTGTTTCTCCGAGAGGACGCTTCCGCCTTGCTCAATTCCAATGCGCGCACCTGGGTTTCGCAGGACCAGCGCCACACCGCGCACGGACAGATCCGCTATC